A DNA window from Vagococcus penaei contains the following coding sequences:
- the ftsY gene encoding signal recognition particle-docking protein FtsY, translating into MGIFDKIKKAVFGEKQEETLEKHIEENEKEAIDLTETDHQKSENDSMSDSGITNEDIEEAVRGEENEPVHPETPEKQAEIDEDIDEAVEAEVDATEMQIVEKTPEPEIEEPSIQKVEETVEVEPQNTTDKYDKGLEKSRKTFGSFMNKLFANFRMVDDEFFEDLEEALIGADVGFDVAMRISDELQEEVKLKNVKKQADIEKVIVEKLVELYDADGEEENNAVNLQTDGPTIILFVGVNGVGKTTSIGKLAYRYKQEGKKVLLAAADTFRAGAIDQLVVWGERAGVEVVRHAAGSDPAAVVFDAVDKTKKEGYDVLLVDTAGRLQNKVNLMKELEKMKRIIEREYPSAPHEVLLVVDATTGQNALIQAKQFKDTTDVTGIVLSKLDGTAKGGIVLAIRNELHLPVKLVGLGEGINDLENFEPNQFVYGLFKDVIEQYA; encoded by the coding sequence ATGGGCATTTTTGATAAAATCAAAAAAGCAGTCTTTGGTGAGAAACAAGAAGAAACGCTTGAAAAACATATTGAAGAAAATGAGAAAGAAGCCATTGATTTAACTGAGACGGACCATCAAAAATCAGAAAATGACAGTATGTCGGATTCTGGTATTACCAATGAGGATATTGAAGAAGCTGTTCGTGGAGAGGAAAATGAGCCAGTTCATCCCGAAACTCCTGAAAAGCAGGCGGAAATTGATGAAGATATCGATGAAGCAGTTGAAGCTGAAGTTGATGCGACAGAAATGCAGATTGTTGAAAAAACACCTGAGCCTGAAATAGAGGAACCAAGTATTCAAAAGGTTGAAGAAACTGTTGAAGTAGAACCACAAAATACAACGGATAAATACGATAAAGGTCTGGAAAAATCACGTAAAACTTTTGGTAGTTTTATGAATAAATTATTTGCTAACTTCCGAATGGTTGATGACGAATTTTTTGAAGATTTAGAAGAAGCTTTAATCGGTGCTGATGTTGGCTTTGATGTTGCTATGCGAATCTCTGATGAATTACAAGAAGAGGTTAAGTTAAAAAACGTCAAGAAACAAGCAGATATTGAAAAAGTTATTGTTGAAAAATTGGTTGAACTGTATGATGCAGACGGTGAAGAGGAAAATAATGCTGTTAACCTACAAACAGATGGTCCGACAATTATCTTATTTGTTGGTGTCAATGGAGTCGGTAAGACAACTAGTATTGGTAAATTAGCTTATCGATATAAACAAGAAGGTAAAAAAGTGTTGTTAGCAGCAGCAGACACCTTCCGTGCAGGTGCGATTGATCAGTTAGTTGTTTGGGGTGAACGTGCTGGAGTGGAAGTTGTGAGACATGCAGCGGGTAGTGATCCAGCTGCCGTCGTTTTTGATGCAGTTGATAAAACTAAAAAAGAAGGCTATGACGTGTTGCTAGTTGACACGGCTGGCCGTTTGCAAAATAAAGTGAATTTAATGAAAGAATTAGAAAAAATGAAGCGTATCATTGAACGTGAATACCCATCGGCACCACATGAAGTGTTGCTTGTTGTGGACGCGACAACTGGACAAAATGCTTTAATTCAAGCAAAACAATTTAAAGATACGACAGATGTCACGGGAATTGTTCTATCAAAATTAGATGGAACAGCCAAAGGTGGTATTGTGTTAGCTATTCGTAATGAACTACATCTACCTGTGAAATTAGTTGGTTTAGGCGAAGGGATTAATGATTTGGAAAACTTTGAGCCAAATCAATTTGTCTACGGTCTCTTTAAGGATGTTATTGAGCAGTATGCTTAA
- the smc gene encoding chromosome segregation protein SMC, with protein MHLKRLEIAGFKSFADRTVIEFNHGLTAVVGPNGSGKSNITEAIRWVLGEQSAKNLRGGKMPDVIFAGSSSRSPLNVAEVTVVLDNTEQTLPIDYNEVSVTRRLTRSGESDFFINKQACRLKDIVNLFMDSGLGRESFSIISQGKVEAIFNSKPEERRGVFEEAAGVLKYKTRKKEAERKLVETDDNLSRVTDIIFELESQKDTLAEQSERAKKFLLLKEELKEIDSQVTVEQMARMKEAYDDKTSELEMIQTVVVTEQQQISQIEEQLSHARDKRDQLDVLLQTLQSELLTVTQTYEQIEGQKNVLEERQKYSEQSAGQYQQALLTLQQVIRETQEDILAIQAEKQQLQVEKKSLTTTIAELTQMEKVLSQSSKEQLADLRGDYVDVMQQQTNINNDLKHLEKQYEQETRRNKKDLDRYEELLTLENDAKARQEVLKTSQINHQTYLEKLLVTFQQEQANYQALKEAVQTNERQMYDALKILQQAQAKEKSLKDLQENYAGYYQGVRSVLKEKQQLPGIIGAVAELITVPNEFSLAIETALGAAAQHIVVSDEASARQGITFLKQKRAGRATFLPLTTIKSRIMPETSRQQAQKISGFIGVASELVTYESTVQSIIQNVLGVTIIAKDLASANALAQALSYKYRVVSLEGDVMNPGGSMTGGATKKGQSSNLFNQTNDLQTLAQQISQMRDMYQRKEQDVLTKKAALQALEQTLDKLRQDGEEARLQEQSFVNEVQKVEQMILQYSKERRAFEYEKQELQRFLVLYQEEKEQLEEARIELQKKRELLDQLMNQTDQQAEDNSRKRDDVKSQLATKQSELAVMTERMTHLSTRYKEKTAQLTELESELARSQEQLKSESGEQLTHSERNQLLEEKMIQLRQQREEIMVRLEETRASREAIHQTITIHDQELGRKNKVLQQETDRKIAIEVARKQADITLDRLTTYLTEEYQTNYDSVKDTLGPVVDFEQGKKRINELKQMLKMLGTVNLQAIDDYNELLERYQFLVSQRDDLLNAKEALYTTMSEMDQLVIEKFHDVFSDIRHEFQQVFPNMFGGGHADLTLTDPTDLLNTGIDIVAQPPGKKLQQLSLLSGGERALTAIALLFAIIQARPVPFCILDEVEAALDDANVTRYGNYLRNFGDNRQFIVITHRKGTMEAADILYGVAMQESGVSKIVSVHMEDFTIDSHEN; from the coding sequence GTGCATTTAAAACGATTAGAGATAGCAGGCTTCAAGTCTTTCGCTGATCGCACAGTTATTGAATTTAATCATGGGTTAACCGCTGTTGTGGGGCCAAATGGGAGTGGAAAAAGTAATATTACAGAAGCCATTCGTTGGGTACTAGGGGAACAGTCAGCAAAAAATTTACGTGGTGGTAAAATGCCTGACGTAATTTTTGCTGGCTCTTCTTCGCGTTCGCCCTTAAATGTGGCTGAAGTAACGGTTGTCTTAGACAATACAGAACAAACTTTACCGATTGATTACAATGAAGTGAGTGTGACGAGACGATTAACACGTTCTGGCGAGAGTGATTTTTTTATTAATAAACAAGCTTGCCGTTTAAAAGATATTGTTAATTTATTTATGGATTCTGGCTTAGGTCGAGAATCATTTTCGATTATTTCTCAAGGGAAAGTTGAGGCAATATTTAATAGCAAACCGGAAGAACGTCGAGGTGTGTTTGAAGAAGCTGCGGGTGTCCTAAAATATAAAACACGTAAAAAAGAAGCTGAACGTAAATTAGTTGAAACCGATGATAACTTAAGTCGTGTGACCGATATTATATTTGAGTTAGAAAGTCAAAAGGATACACTAGCTGAACAAAGTGAACGTGCGAAAAAATTTCTACTTTTAAAAGAAGAACTCAAAGAAATTGATAGTCAAGTAACTGTAGAGCAAATGGCTAGAATGAAAGAGGCATATGATGACAAAACGTCAGAATTGGAAATGATTCAGACTGTTGTTGTGACAGAACAACAGCAGATAAGTCAAATTGAAGAGCAGTTGTCACACGCACGTGACAAAAGGGATCAATTGGATGTATTGTTACAAACGCTCCAGTCTGAACTATTGACCGTTACGCAAACATATGAGCAAATTGAGGGTCAAAAAAATGTATTGGAAGAACGCCAAAAATATTCGGAACAATCAGCAGGTCAATACCAACAAGCTTTACTCACTTTACAACAGGTGATTCGTGAGACTCAAGAAGATATTTTGGCAATCCAAGCTGAGAAACAACAATTACAAGTCGAGAAAAAAAGTCTCACGACGACTATCGCTGAATTAACACAGATGGAAAAGGTATTAAGTCAATCATCCAAAGAACAACTAGCAGATTTGCGTGGTGATTACGTTGATGTGATGCAACAACAAACCAACATTAACAATGATTTAAAACATTTAGAAAAGCAATATGAGCAGGAAACACGTCGGAATAAAAAAGATTTAGATCGCTACGAAGAACTTTTGACGTTAGAGAATGATGCGAAAGCGCGTCAGGAAGTATTGAAGACTAGTCAAATAAACCATCAAACGTATCTTGAAAAGTTATTGGTAACTTTTCAACAGGAACAAGCAAATTATCAAGCATTAAAAGAAGCGGTTCAAACAAATGAGCGTCAAATGTATGATGCGTTAAAAATTCTACAACAGGCACAAGCTAAAGAGAAAAGTTTAAAAGATTTACAAGAAAATTATGCAGGTTATTATCAAGGTGTGCGTTCAGTCTTAAAGGAAAAACAGCAACTACCGGGGATTATTGGTGCTGTCGCTGAATTAATCACGGTACCTAACGAATTTAGTCTAGCTATTGAAACAGCCTTAGGTGCTGCAGCGCAACATATTGTCGTGTCAGATGAAGCTAGCGCTCGTCAGGGCATTACATTTTTAAAGCAGAAAAGAGCAGGACGTGCAACATTTTTACCATTGACGACAATTAAATCCCGTATTATGCCTGAAACGTCACGACAACAAGCACAAAAAATTAGTGGATTCATTGGAGTGGCTAGTGAGTTGGTAACTTATGAGTCAACAGTGCAGTCAATTATCCAAAATGTTTTAGGAGTCACGATTATTGCGAAAGACTTAGCCTCAGCGAATGCATTGGCACAAGCTTTGAGCTATAAATATCGAGTGGTCTCACTTGAGGGCGATGTGATGAATCCAGGTGGGTCAATGACTGGTGGTGCGACTAAAAAAGGCCAAAGTAGTAATTTGTTTAATCAAACGAACGATTTACAAACGTTAGCACAACAAATTAGCCAAATGCGAGATATGTACCAACGGAAAGAACAAGACGTTTTAACTAAAAAAGCAGCACTTCAAGCGCTAGAACAGACATTAGATAAATTACGTCAGGATGGCGAAGAGGCGAGATTACAAGAGCAGTCTTTCGTTAATGAGGTACAAAAAGTCGAACAAATGATTCTTCAATATAGTAAAGAACGCCGAGCTTTTGAGTATGAAAAACAAGAATTACAGCGATTTTTAGTGTTGTATCAAGAAGAAAAAGAGCAACTGGAAGAGGCACGAATAGAGTTGCAAAAAAAACGTGAACTATTGGATCAACTAATGAATCAGACGGATCAACAAGCGGAAGACAACAGTCGCAAACGTGATGATGTCAAGTCACAATTAGCAACGAAACAATCAGAGCTAGCTGTCATGACAGAACGTATGACGCATCTGTCAACACGTTACAAGGAAAAAACAGCACAATTAACTGAATTAGAGTCAGAATTAGCTCGATCTCAGGAACAACTTAAGTCAGAATCTGGTGAGCAACTGACACATTCAGAACGTAATCAACTATTAGAAGAGAAAATGATTCAATTAAGACAACAGCGTGAAGAAATTATGGTACGATTGGAAGAGACACGGGCATCACGTGAAGCGATTCATCAGACGATTACAATACACGATCAGGAGTTAGGACGAAAAAACAAAGTCTTACAACAAGAAACAGATCGTAAAATTGCGATTGAAGTAGCACGCAAACAAGCGGATATTACACTTGACCGTTTGACGACTTATTTAACTGAAGAATATCAAACCAATTATGATTCAGTGAAAGATACCTTAGGGCCTGTCGTTGACTTTGAACAAGGAAAAAAACGGATTAATGAATTGAAGCAGATGTTGAAAATGCTAGGGACAGTTAATCTTCAAGCGATTGATGATTATAATGAGTTACTTGAACGTTATCAATTTTTAGTGAGTCAACGTGATGACTTGCTTAATGCAAAAGAGGCTTTATATACAACGATGTCTGAGATGGATCAATTAGTTATTGAGAAGTTCCACGATGTCTTCAGTGATATTCGCCATGAATTTCAACAAGTATTTCCTAATATGTTTGGTGGGGGGCATGCGGATTTAACGTTAACGGACCCGACGGATTTATTAAATACGGGCATTGATATTGTCGCACAACCGCCGGGTAAAAAATTACAACAGCTAAGTCTTCTATCTGGTGGTGAACGAGCGTTAACAGCTATTGCATTGTTATTCGCCATTATTCAAGCGCGACCTGTGCCATTTTGTATTTTAGATGAGGTCGAGGCAGCCTTAGATGATGCCAATGTGACTCGCTATGGTAACTATTTACGTAACTTTGGTGATAACCGGCAATTTATTGTCATTACTCATCGTAAAGGAACAATGGAAGCAGCTGATATTTTATATGGCGTCGCAATGCAAGAGTCTGGGGTATCTAAAATTGTTTCAGTTCACATGGAAGATTTTACAATCGATAGTCACGAAAATTAG
- a CDS encoding Cof-type HAD-IIB family hydrolase, with the protein MIKLIAIDLDGTLLKDDKTISDRNKQALVQAKREGVKVVICTGRPLIAIEPILDRLELRDAGDYSITFNGGAIQKNDTGEEIFSDSLSLADVKETAELMTTLDLPLDVLSKDQCIHIPTATATHQSIYETLNPLLTFVHQTTASLTETQIFNKMVVGVAQSYLDQQISNIPNEFHAKFNIMKSRPNLLEILPKTVSKANGIQKLTDILGIKQSEVMALGDEENDESMIEYAGLGVVMENGNVELKKIAQYIAPSNEEDGVAVAVEKFVLKGEK; encoded by the coding sequence GTGATTAAATTAATTGCAATTGATTTAGATGGTACGTTATTAAAAGATGATAAAACAATTTCTGATCGTAACAAGCAAGCCTTAGTTCAAGCTAAGCGTGAGGGTGTTAAAGTAGTAATTTGCACAGGACGTCCGTTGATAGCTATTGAACCAATTCTTGACCGATTAGAATTACGTGATGCAGGTGATTATAGTATCACATTTAATGGTGGAGCCATTCAAAAAAATGACACCGGTGAAGAAATTTTTTCTGATTCATTAAGTTTAGCTGATGTTAAAGAAACTGCGGAATTAATGACGACATTAGATTTACCTTTAGATGTTTTGTCTAAAGACCAATGTATTCACATACCAACTGCAACTGCAACACACCAGTCAATTTATGAAACCTTAAATCCACTATTGACTTTTGTTCATCAGACGACAGCTAGTTTAACGGAAACACAGATTTTTAATAAAATGGTAGTTGGTGTGGCTCAGTCTTATCTAGATCAACAAATTAGTAACATTCCTAATGAATTTCATGCTAAGTTTAATATCATGAAATCACGGCCTAACTTATTAGAAATCTTACCCAAAACTGTTAGTAAGGCAAATGGTATTCAAAAATTAACAGATATTTTAGGTATTAAACAGAGTGAAGTTATGGCGCTAGGTGATGAAGAAAATGATGAATCGATGATTGAATATGCAGGGTTAGGCGTCGTCATGGAAAATGGCAATGTTGAATTAAAAAAAATCGCACAGTACATTGCGCCATCAAATGAAGAAGATGGTGTTGCGGTAGCTGTTGAGAAATTTGTGTTAAAAGGAGAGAAATAA